From the Nematostella vectensis chromosome 7, jaNemVect1.1, whole genome shotgun sequence genome, the window CATGGTAAACGATATTTGCCTCTTTTCCATCACCTCTCGCGTGTCTCTCAACTTTTGGAACTTTACAATAGTCGCCATATCGCTCTCTATTCTTCTCTTTCATTTCCCAACATTCAGTGTGTGATAATGGGGAGTATTTCGAGCGAGATATTATCTGTTTTCTGCGTGTTTTGTTTTGAGCTCGCCCGCCATTTTTCGATTTGAAAAATGTACCTTGAGCCCGCAAAATGTTTACATTTGGTCAGTGACTGACCGGTACCCAGTCTTTTTGCAGTGAAAAAGTTTGAGATGGAACTGGACAGAGATtactcaaaataaaaaaagatgattCTTCGTTCTTTGGCGAACAATTCGAAGTCTTTGAAATAGCTATGGCTGCAGTAGATACAGGGCTTCTTACTGAGCTTGGTGAGTTGATCGAAGATCTAACTACTACCGGGAAACCGACTCTAGACGAAAACCATATGAAAAAATTGAAATCAATATGTAAGAAGTCAGAATTGTACGTAGAACACGCATATCACAACCTGTTAACACAGTTAAAGAAAGACCACGCCGAAATAAGATTGTCTTGCCTGCAAATCATACGGGAATTATTCGGGAGATCGCACAGATTCAGAGAGCTCTTATTGGAAGAGTTCCAGGTCTTTCTTGAGCTGGTTGTTGGTACAAATTGCGATGAGCCACTACCGCCTCCTGATTGTTCAGCTAAAGTTCTCAAAGAAACAGCTATTAATTTGATAGAATGCTGGCAGCAAAAATACGGTCCACATTACAAGAAACTCGACCTTGGTTATAGATACTTGAAGAGGATTAAGCATGTGAGTTTTGATCAAATCAGAGAGAGGGCTTCCGCACAGCTACAAATAGAAAGGGAGAGGGAAAGAAGGAAACAAGATCTTCTTATGAAAAAGTTAGGAAACACAATGATCGAGATAGCAGATCACACAGAGGATATGGAGCTTTGTGTTACCGAAGTGAATAGCTGCTTTAAGTTGCTGCTGCCACGTCCTGAAGAATACGAGGTCCACTTGAgggagggtgatggtgtggTCCACTTGagggagggtgatggtgaggtCCACTTGagggagggtgatggtgaggtCCACTTGagggagggtgatggtgaggtCCACTTGagggagggtgatggtgaggtCCACTTGagggagggtgatggtgaggtCCACTTGagggagggtgatggtgaggtCCACTTGAgggagggtgatggtgtggTCCACTTGAgggagggtgatggtgtggTCCACTTGAGGGAGAGTGCTGGTGTGGTCCACTTGAgggagggtgatggtgtggAAACACCAaccaataaaataaatgaaggGACATTGAATGATATTACTACCAAAGAAACAGCCTCTGGAAACCCTAACGTGACAGAAATAGGGATATCCAGTCTAGCAACAGAAAATCCACACCCAACAAACAATCATAACAACCAAGAAGGACATGGAAAGAAAGGTGGAGATGGTTGCCTTGATGACAAGAGCAATAAACAAACTGAGGGACAGGGTAAAAGGGACATTGATGTTTTGCCTGGAtattgtgatgatggtaatgatgatgacgatgatgattatgctgctgctgatgatgataatgaaattggttttgatgattatgataataatgatgtcaTACACCATCATGGTCTGGGATCTCATTCCTATCAAATAGAAATAGAGTTTAGTGATATGGTACCAAAAGTTATTGAAAGTGAGGACAATAGAGTTATTCTAGATACTCTAAAAGAGATGAACAGACAAATCTGTCACAAACATCTTCCTATGGTCGACAAGTGGCTCAAAGTTATGAGCAAAGCGGGCCAACAACAAAATGAGATCAAGAAAATTATAGACTTGAAACAAAAATTGGTAAAAGCTAAGACAAAGTTTGAAGAGCTTGCTATTGAACCTTCCAAAAAACATAGAAATGAGGCCAGTGGATCCAAAACTACAAGAAATGTGAGTGAGGACAGTGATAATGAGTTTGAAGATGTCCCTGAGAAAGAGGGAGTTGAATATATTCCTGTGAACAAAAGAGCAGAATATGGTCTAGACACTTTAGAACTGAGTAGGGAGGATGGTCAAGACCTCAGTGAGAGAAGTCGAGCTATATCAGAAGAGGAATCATTTCTTAGAGCCAATGGGTACACATTACAAGATGCAGAGGACCCCACTTCGCTTGCATGTGCTTTGCTGGAGTCTAGAAGACAGTATATCATGTCTCAGCCATGCTCAAGTAGAGTTGGTGCCAGTGTAGCGATGGTGGACAAAACACCAGAGGTCAGCATATCCCAAGTAGATGGTAAGAAGAAAAAGCACCTTGAAGTCGCTCCTGTAGTACCATTTGACATGGATCTCTACTACTGGGAAAAGGCAGATTTTGAAGCACCAAAGATAATCCGATCAGAGAACTTCAATAACAATTGGGCTTCAAAAGATTTTGAGGCAGAGCAGGTATTTGAAGGTGACAAGGGCTCATTGTTGAGGAGAACTATGGCATTCACTGGGAAATTTGAGCCGGTTAAATGGTCATGTCGGGCTCCTCTACCAAATGGTAAACTTTGCCCAAGACGAGACCGTGTAAAGTGCCCTTTCCATGGAAAGATCATACCGAGAGACGAACAGGGTAAACCGACAGGGGATCACACTAACCAAGCCGGGTCCTCCAATACAAAAACTACAGCTACAAGAAATTCATCAGCAGCTGAAGAATGGAGAGAAATTCAGCCAGAAATTGAAGCAGCCACTGGGTTTGATCTTGGTGGTAAGGGTAAAGGAaagggaagaaaaagaaatgaatcTGACAATAAGGGATTGTccaaaaaacagaaatatggTCGTTTGACAGACCTCAACAAACAGACCAACACAGCTCGTAGTCGGCTGGAGGGCAAAGTGTTAAGCCGCAAAGCAGTCAAGCGAGTTACGCAGGAAATGGACTCATTGGCGACCAAGCGGATTAATGACAAGTTTGGGGATCAATTTAATTATCAATTGCAAAAATAGATGTGAATATTGAATATGATTTGTACTGAACCTGACATGATGACTGCTTTATATAGCTCATGCTGAAGCTATTAGACTATTCTATtacaattagactacgagttcgagttttctatgagtaaTAGATAGTCAAATTGACtatttgactcatagaaaacgagaacgagtagtctacgagtagtataaatccactcacatactaccttcaaGTAAATTACGATTATACTACttctcagtaataaataatatgtCTTCATATCAAGTATAATATTCAGAAAATACTTCAAACTAAATCATCAATCGGTAAGAAATTTTAATTTCTTACCGATTGATGACGTGTTTAAAAACACGTCACgaataactaaaaaaaaagcccagtACGCGTCTATACTTCAGACTAAATCATCAATGGGTAAGAAATTAAACACGTCACgaataactaaaaaaaagtccAGTACGCGTCTTAAATGTAACTAAAAGTACTTAACAAGCCATGCGTTACTTTAATTTCGGGTGGAGAACGCTTATTGGAATTGGAGGTTGTTTTGAGGCAATTATGTGACAAGATAAAACatcattaatttttttattgtaattagGTCTCTATACAGCAATGCGCTGTCCGATTTTTTCCAAACTTTGTCTAAGCTAGTTTGCCACAAAGTACGCGTTACACTACAAGGGAAAGGTAAACATAACGATCAATCATGTCTGTGGTAGCTTTTGGCCTAGGACTTATGCTGTAAGACTGAAGGCACTATTACCGTCACAAGGTGATGGAtccttttcttgtttttattcaattgTTTCATTATGGAATATGCGCAAGTGATGGCGCTTGATcgttggcaaaaaaaaaatgtattgaaACCCTGTGATAGCAGCTAATTTGACCATCGCTCACGATGGCAGGGTTAGTTCCCATGTAAGCGTACACCTATATAAGCcagcgatcatatggaaaccagctTTAGTGTCCACACATTTGACCGGATGACAGAACTGGGATTTTAAAATACCCTAACAGGGGTGTCCAAGGGCTGGTGTGGCTTCGACCGCGTTCGGGAATGGGATTGTACAGAACCAACTTGTTCCTGTTCGGTTTTCTTTAATAATCGAATGCAATAATTTAAATCCAATCACTCAATTGTGTCCAATTACCGTTTCAAACGGTAATCCAAACTTTGGATACCCGTTCAGGAATACATCTAGTATCAGGTACCTGTACCTTACTTTAACGGGAGTAAATAGAACAAACCACGTGGTTC encodes:
- the LOC125556788 gene encoding UV-stimulated scaffold protein A-like produces the protein MAAVDTGLLTELGELIEDLTTTGKPTLDENHMKKLKSICKKSELYVEHAYHNLLTQLKKDHAEIRLSCLQIIRELFGRSHRFRELLLEEFQVFLELVVGTNCDEPLPPPDCSAKVLKETAINLIECWQQKYGPHYKKLDLGYRYLKRIKHVSFDQIRERASAQLQIERERERRKQDLLMKKLGNTMIEIADHTEDMELCVTEVNSCFKLLLPRPEEYEVHLREGDGVVHLREGDGVVHLREGDGVETPTNKINEGTLNDITTKETASGNPNVTEIGISSLATENPHPTNNHNNQEGHGKKGGDGCLDDKSNKQTEGQGKRDIDVLPGYCDDGNDDDDDDYAAADDDNEIGFDDYDNNDVIHHHGLGSHSYQIEIEFSDMVPKVIESEDNRVILDTLKEMNRQICHKHLPMVDKWLKVMSKAGQQQNEIKKIIDLKQKLVKAKTKFEELAIEPSKKHRNEASGSKTTRNVSEDSDNEFEDVPEKEGVEYIPVNKRAEYGLDTLELSREDGQDLSERSRAISEEESFLRANGYTLQDAEDPTSLACALLESRRQYIMSQPCSSRVGASVAMVDKTPEVSISQVDGKKKKHLEVAPVVPFDMDLYYWEKADFEAPKIIRSENFNNNWASKDFEAEQVFEGDKGSLLRRTMAFTGKFEPVKWSCRAPLPNGKLCPRRDRVKCPFHGKIIPRDEQGKPTGDHTNQAGSSNTKTTATRNSSAAEEWREIQPEIEAATGFDLGGKGKGKGRKRNESDNKGLSKKQKYGRLTDLNKQTNTARSRLEGKVLSRKAVKRVTQEMDSLATKRINDKFGDQFNYQLQK